CCGTCGAAAAACATGTTCATTTCGAATCCGATCATAAAGAGCGTGATGTCCACGAGCGCGGGCGTCCAATGGCGTGAAGCGTCGCGGCAACCGAGATCGCTTGAGAAACGATCGACGCCACGTCGCGCGGCTGTATCGCCGCGCGACGCTGTGCGTTGGATCGACGAGTCCGAGGCAAGCGTTAGGCGTGCGAGGCCGCCGCATTGACCGACGATTCGGCGATATGCGTCAGCTTCTTATCCGCATCACCTTCCTCTTGCAACGTTTGCTGCAGGAGATCGGCGACGTCTTGTCGACCACACCGCTGGGCGAAGTTCCGCGCTGATCCGTAACCGGCCATCTCGTAGTGCTCAACTCGCTGCGCCGCGGCGATCAACGCCGCGTCTTTGATCGCAGGGTCCCCCTTGGCTTGGATCATCGCTTCGCCCTCTTTGACCAAGCCCTTCATCGCCTCACACGATTCTCGCTTCGCGGAATTGTCGAGAAGTGCAAACGCTTGCTCCAGCCGATTCACCTGCCCCTTGGTCTCTTCCAGATGGCTCTCAAAAGCTTGCTTCAATTGCGGCGATGACGCTGCGTCGGCCATCTTTGGCAACGCATCGACCAATCGATGCTCCGCGTCGTAGAGGTCCTGAAGCTGTTCGACGAGCAGGCATTCAAGCGATTGAAATTCAGTCGTTGAAAACAGTCCCATTGTGGTTCTCCTTGATAGCGTTGGAGGTCGGAAAAAAGGTGCAACGCATTGCACCAACTCCCAGCAACCATCTGCAACTCACGTTCCAAACCTGCCGATCGGATGGGTGATCCCCAGGTCCCAACACGTCTTGCGCCAACCAGGACATTGCACAACCGACGCCGATCCTCCGGCGCACGATTCCCAGTCGAAACGATGCTAGGGACGATCGCTCAGAGAGAGCAAGGACGACAAACCGCGTGTTGCTGCGTCGAACGCTGCAAGTCCCAAAATAGAATGCAGCCAGAGAAGGTTGTAACGCCGGCTGTCAGCGAAGTTTGCAATGGCTGAGGATCTTCTTGATCTGGTCGACAGACGGAGGTTTGACAAGGTGCTCATCAAAACCAACACGCTCGCATCGCTGGCGTGCCTCTTCGTGTCCGTACCCGGTCAACGCGATCATTAGGATATCGTCAAATTTGCCCTCTTGCCGGATCGCCTCAGCCACTTGAAATCCATCGAGTCCCGGCAGCCCAATATCCAGCAACACGATCTCGGGATGTTCTTTGCGAATCAGTTCCAGCGCCGATGGGCCGTCGGAGGCATGATGGATTTCATGTTTGCCGAATTTCTTCAACAGACGATCGAGCAAAAAGACTGCGCTGCGATTGTCGTCGACAAGCACAATCCGACGCACCTTGCTGAGCTGGTGTTGATCGGGGGATTCCTCGGATTGTTGAGCGGACACCTTTCCGGTTGGCAATGTAACCGTAAATTGGCTGCCATGGCCGATCCCTTCGCTTTCAACCATGACGGTTCCGCCATGCAGTTCGACCAATTGCTTGACCAACGTCAGCCCAATCCCCAGTCCCCCCTGGGAACGGTCGAGGGAGCGCGACGATTGCGTAAACAACTGGAACACCCTGGGCAACAATTCCGCATCGATGCCAATGCCTTCGTCTCGAACACAGATCGATACGCGATCGTCATGCGGATCGACGGACAATTGGATATTGCCCCCCGCTTCCATGTATTTGGCCGCGTTACCGAGCAGGTTTTCGATCACCTGGACAATCCGCACGGGGTCCGCGTCCAGCCAGACTGAACGATTAGGCAACGACACTGTCAGCTCGTGCTGGTGGCTGTCGATCGCCGGTCGGACCGCGTCGACAGATTGTCTTACCAACGGGGCCAGCTCCACCGGCTCCCTGCGCAATTCGACTTTGCCACGCATGATCCGCGCTACATCCAACAGGTCGTCGACAAGCCGAACGACATGATCGACTTGGTCCTGCATCATCTTGATCATATCGTTTTGCGGATGCTCGGGTTCCATCGCTAGCAGGTCGAGCCCACTGCGGATCGGAGCGAGCGGATTCCGCAGCTCGTGAGCCAGCATTGCCAAGAATTCATCTTTGCGTTGATCGGCGTCTCGCAATAACTGCTGAACATCGCGCAGTTCGGTGACATCGGTATTCGTTCCGAACCAACGCAACACCTTTCCTTGTTCGCCGCGGATCGGAACGGCGCGGGATAGGAACCAACGGTATTCGCCATTGGCACCGAGCATCGGAAATGTATCTTCCCAAACGTCTTCTCGATTGCGGGCCCGTTCGACTCCATCGACGACCCGGGCGCGGTGTTCGGCTTGGAGCACCTTTGTCCACCCCCAACCCCGCATCTCCTCAAATGAGCGACCTGTGTAGTCATACCATCGTTGGTTGAACCAATTGACTTCACCAAATGCATCGCAGGTCCAGGCCAGTTGGCTCATGTTGTCGGCAAGGATCCGGAACCGTTGTTCGCTCTCGTGAATCGCCTTGTGCGCCCGGTAGCGTTCGATCGCAATCGCAGCAAATCCAGCCAGCTGCTGCATCGCCGCGAATTCCTCCTCACGGGCAGTTCGCGGAACGGGGAAATAAACCGCCAAGGTTCCGAGCAAAGTCCCGTCCCCCAAAAGGATCGGCTCCGACCAACAGGCACCGGCGATACCATGCACGGCAGCTAAATCGCGGAAATTGGTCCACAGCGGATCCGACTGGATATCTTCCACCAGAACCGTCGCACGACGATGGGCAGCGGTGCCGCACGATCCCTGCCCTTCTCCGATGCGGATGCCGTCGATTGCCTGATTGTAAGCATCAGCCAGGTGCGGAGCGGCCCCAAGACGCATGCGTTCGCAATTCTCATCGAGCAGCAAGATAGAACCGAGCCCGCCATCGATTTGACGTTCTAAAAAGTAGACGACCTCGGTCAAAACCTCGCGAAGCGGACGATGATTGTTGATCATCTCCAACACGCGCGCTTGGCTGAGCCTAAAGTCCTGAGCTGTCTTGCGCTGATGATTATCGGTGACCGAGCCAATAAAACCGAGAAAGTTATGATTCGAATCGAAGTGAGGTCGCCCCATATCGATCGCCCAGCGGTACTCTCCATCAGCGGTGAGGACGCGATAATCGATCGTGAATGGCTGCCGATTTTCATTGGCGTGTTGAAATATTTTGCCCGACGACTCGCGGTCATCTGGATGTACCGCACGAAGCCATCCGGTGCCGAGGCCCTCGTCGGCTGTCTGGCCAGTAAACTCACACCATCCCCGGGAAATAAACGTGCAATGCCCTTTTGGATCGGTGACCCATAGCATTGCCGGAGCATTGTCAGCCATGCCTCGAAACGCGGCTTCACGCTCGCGCATCGCAGCCTCCGCCTGTTTGC
Above is a genomic segment from Rosistilla ulvae containing:
- a CDS encoding ferritin-like domain-containing protein; translated protein: MGLFSTTEFQSLECLLVEQLQDLYDAEHRLVDALPKMADAASSPQLKQAFESHLEETKGQVNRLEQAFALLDNSAKRESCEAMKGLVKEGEAMIQAKGDPAIKDAALIAAAQRVEHYEMAGYGSARNFAQRCGRQDVADLLQQTLQEEGDADKKLTHIAESSVNAAASHA